In the genome of Candidatus Hydrogenedentota bacterium, the window CCGGCGCAACAACCTGTACCAGGCGGGCTTTGACGCAAGTTGGGAACTGGACATCTTTGGCGGCGCGCGGCGGGGGGCCGAGGCGGCCCGGGCAAACCGTGAAGCCGCCGAAGAGGCGCTCAGGGACGTGCGGGTAACCCTGACCGCCGAAGTGGCCCGCCAGTACTTTAATTTGCGCGGGGCACAGGCCAGCCTCGACATTGCCGCGAAAAACATCGAACTGCTTCGCGGCTCCCTTGAACTCGCGCAGTCGCGCTTTGACGCGGGACTGACCACCATGCTGGACGTTCAAAACGCCACGGCCCAACTGGCCGCCTCTGAAGCCGCCGTGCCCGGACACGCCGCCGAAGTCCAGTATGCCATCCACCGGCTGGGCGTGCTGCTGGGCGGGGAGCCGGGCTTGTTGCAAAACGAGCTTTCCTCCGCGGCCCCCCTTCCCGCCGCACCGCCGGAAGTGCCGGTCGGCCTTCCCTCGGACCTGTTGCGCCGCCGTCCGGATGTGCGCCGCGCGGAGCGGCAGTTGGCGGCGGCAACCGCGCTCATCGGCGCGGCAACGGCGGACCTTTTCCCCAGAGTCTCCCTGACGGGTTCCCTCACCGGCCAGGATGACGCGCTTTACGGGATAAAGCGCAATGCGAACATGCTGTGGTCCATCGGGCCGGGCGTCAGTTGGCCCGTGTTTGACGCGGGACGCATCAGAGCCAACATCCGCATCCAGAACGCGCGGCAGGAACAGGCCCTTGCAGGGTATGAAAAAGCGGTGATGTCTTCCCTGGAGGACGCCGAGAATGCCCTGGTCGCCTACGCCCAGGAGCAGAACCGCCTGTTTTCCCTGGAAAAGTCCGCCGCCGCGGGCGCGGAGGCCGTCAATTTGGCCACAGACCTTTACGCAAAAGGACTGGTCACCTACCTTCATGTGCTTGATGCTGAACGCACCCTGTCCGCCGCCGAGGCCCAGTGTGTCCAAAGCCGCGCCAATGTCCTCATCCATTTGACCGCCCTCTTCAAAGCGTTGGGGGGCGGCTGGGACGTGGACGGCGACTCCGGAGAAAATGGCTCAGAAACGGCGGCGGGCTAGTCCTGACCCCGCCACTCGACAACCACAACAAGGTCACCCTTCCCAACGCGGGGACCGCCCATGCGGGCCTTTTTGCCGGACACAAGGACAAGGCTGGTGTTCAGGGCTTTTTTCACCGCGCCGTCCGCCGTTTTCAATTCAAGACAGACGCGCAACCGCAGCCTCCCGTCCTTGCCGGGCTGGCCGGGACGGAGCGCAAGGGTATATTCAGGCGTGAGAACGGTGCGTTTTTCCTGTTCGGGGGCGGCGTTCACAGTGCCGGTAAAAAGGGCGCGGAAAGTGTCATGCGGAAGCCCTGCAAGGGCTTCCCGGACAGATTCCAGGGACGGGTCAATTTTTGCCGGTGAGGCGCCCTCGCGGGTGGCCTCCATGGCCCATACCCCAAAGGAGAGCGGACCTTGGGAAATGGAATCCCCTGCGCCGCCGGAAAAGTTCAGAGTAATGGCCACCAGCAGCCCGAGCATCACCACATGTCCCCCTCGTCGGTTTTGACCCAGACGGTGGTGACCCCCTCCTTGCCGTCATACCAGTCCACGGTGGCCCCGTCAATCTCGGTGGTTCCCGACTCAACCTTGTTGGCACTGACCTGCTCGGGGCCATGGTAAAAAATGGACAGGGCGGCGACGGCGATAAGGAGCGCCGCGGCGGCAAGGGAGGCCATCGTCCAGACGCGGCCCCATACCGGCCGGCGCGCGGGCGCGTCCAACTGCTCCCGGATGCCCGCCATGAAATGGGAGAACTGCGCGTCGGTGATCTCCGGAGTGTCGGCGGTCACGGCGGCCACGCCGCCGCGCAGCCGCGCGAGCCCGTCCAAATAGGCCGTCTCCCCGGCATTCAGCCCGATGGGCAGCTCATTCCGGTCAAAGGCCGCCGCCAGCGCCATTTTTCGTTTCATACTCATCATGTCATGCATCCTCCGTCACACCCAGGCGCTTCAGGATGTCCTGCAGCTTGTGCCTGGCGTGGAATAACCGGCTCATCACAGTGCCCACACTGCATCCCATGACCCCGGCCATCTCCTGGTAGGAGAGGCCCTCGTACTCGCGCAGCATGAAGGCGGTCTGGTGCTTTTTCGGGAGGGACTGCACCGCCTGGTCAATGACCCGGCCCAGTTCCTTCAGTTCCATACCCCGGTCCGGCCCCGCCATGGAAGACGCGGGGCTGTCAACCCGGTGGCTGTCATCAAAGGCGACTGTGTCCAGCCTGCGGCGTTTCAGATGGTCCTTGGCATGGTTTGCGGCAATCCGCATCAGCCACGACTTGAAACCCGAATCACCCCGGAAACGGTCCAGGGCGCGGTAGGCCTTCACAAAGACCTCCTGGGACAGGTCCCATGCCTCCTCGCGGTTACGGACGAAGTGGTGGCACATGGCGTAGACTTCGTTCCGGTACCGGCGCACCAGCGATTCAAATGCCTGCTGGTCCCTCTGCCGGGCCCGCTCGACCAGCAGGAGGTCCTCCTGGGTGCCCTCCACCGGTGATTGGCCCTTTTTTTCAGGTTCTGCCGTTGTCATGCCGGTGTGTGCACCTTTTGTCGCCTACCAGACGCATGAAACCCCCACCTTATTCAAAAAAATGTGATCAACTGTTCCGCTGATACACAAAATCAAGCAACGCGATCATGGAACGCCGACATTCTGACTCCGGAAAACGCATTATGCGCAATTTTCCCCGTTCAACATACCCCTGTGTAACAGCATGGGCGCGCTCCAGTGAGCCGGTGTTCTCCAGCCGTTCCCGCACCCAGGTGATGTCCTCCGCGCCCAGAGGGGCGCCGGCAAGCGCGTCAAGGCGCTTCTGTTCCTCCTCCGGCAGGGATTCCCGAAGATAGAGCAGGGGGATGGTCGCCTTGCCCTCGGTGATGTCGCCACAGGCCGGTTTGCCCAGTTCATCGGGGTCCCGGGTCAGGTCCAGGATGTCGTCCACCATCTGGAACGCGACACCGAAATCCCGGCCATACTCCCGCAACGGTTCGCTTTCCGGAGAGCCAAGCACCAGGGCGGGCGCCTCACAGGCGGCGGAGAAGAGGCTGGCCGTTTTTCCTGCGGCAAGGCGTGCGCAATCCTCCTCCCTGACCGTGTCCCGCTCCTTGCCGAAAAAAGCCAGCTCGCATTCGGCCATTTCCCGAACCGTGCGGACCGCGCCCGCGACCACATCGCACACGCCGTATTCGCAGAGCATTTCCACGGCGCGGGCCACCAGGTAATCGCCGCCGAGGACGGCGGCATGATTGTCCCAGAGCGCGTTGAGGGAATTGCTTCCCCGCCGGAGAAAGGAGTGGTCCACGACGTCGTCATGGGCCAGGGAGGCCATGTGCAGGACCTCATAGGCGGCGGCCATGCGGGCAAACCGGTCCAGATTCCGCTCGCCCAGCACTCCCGCCGAGAGGAGGCTGAGCGCCGGGCGCAACAGCTTTCCGCCTGCGCCGGGCATGTCCACCTGGGGCATGCAGACCAGATGAAGGGCGTCCCGCCAAAGCCGGTTCACCGTGGCGCGCACTGTTTCCAGGGGCTCCATGATGGGACGGTAGATTTCTTTTAGCTGGGTTTTCGTGTCCACGGGGCGGATTGTAACACAGGCGGACCATTGGGTCTAGGGTTTGCGCGTGCGCGGGGCGGGTGCGTATACTTGCGCGGACAGGATTCACCGGGGAACCTTAAAAATGACCCTGCCCGAAACAATGCAGCCGCTGCACGGTTTTTTCATGATTGTCGCCTTTGTTCTGGGAACAATGGTGGGAAGTTTCTGCAATGTGTGCATCAGCCGGTGGCCCGCCGGGGAGTCGGTGGTCCGGCCCCGCTCGCGTTGCCCGAAGTGCATGAACGGTATCGCATGGTTTGACAACATACCGCTTCTGAGCTGGCTCGCGCTGGGCGC includes:
- a CDS encoding efflux transporter outer membrane subunit, translated to MKTSALKTAIAGILAVSAAGCVVGPDYERPATAVPGRWNTPLGGGETEGAPQIAQWWRSFGDPLLDSLVRRALDANYDLRTAESRIMEARASESLAQSDLWPALNASAAYRRVQSQKPSPVSTDPALGGASVSFSQQGASVSATMLPLGAAGPSVMVSPDFTGSGNSRVTVGTPQGGKGSASRRNNLYQAGFDASWELDIFGGARRGAEAARANREAAEEALRDVRVTLTAEVARQYFNLRGAQASLDIAAKNIELLRGSLELAQSRFDAGLTTMLDVQNATAQLAASEAAVPGHAAEVQYAIHRLGVLLGGEPGLLQNELSSAAPLPAAPPEVPVGLPSDLLRRRPDVRRAERQLAAATALIGAATADLFPRVSLTGSLTGQDDALYGIKRNANMLWSIGPGVSWPVFDAGRIRANIRIQNARQEQALAGYEKAVMSSLEDAENALVAYAQEQNRLFSLEKSAAAGAEAVNLATDLYAKGLVTYLHVLDAERTLSAAEAQCVQSRANVLIHLTALFKALGGGWDVDGDSGENGSETAAG
- a CDS encoding sigma-70 family RNA polymerase sigma factor; the protein is MTTAEPEKKGQSPVEGTQEDLLLVERARQRDQQAFESLVRRYRNEVYAMCHHFVRNREEAWDLSQEVFVKAYRALDRFRGDSGFKSWLMRIAANHAKDHLKRRRLDTVAFDDSHRVDSPASSMAGPDRGMELKELGRVIDQAVQSLPKKHQTAFMLREYEGLSYQEMAGVMGCSVGTVMSRLFHARHKLQDILKRLGVTEDA
- a CDS encoding polyprenyl synthetase family protein — protein: MDTKTQLKEIYRPIMEPLETVRATVNRLWRDALHLVCMPQVDMPGAGGKLLRPALSLLSAGVLGERNLDRFARMAAAYEVLHMASLAHDDVVDHSFLRRGSNSLNALWDNHAAVLGGDYLVARAVEMLCEYGVCDVVAGAVRTVREMAECELAFFGKERDTVREEDCARLAAGKTASLFSAACEAPALVLGSPESEPLREYGRDFGVAFQMVDDILDLTRDPDELGKPACGDITEGKATIPLLYLRESLPEEEQKRLDALAGAPLGAEDITWVRERLENTGSLERAHAVTQGYVERGKLRIMRFPESECRRSMIALLDFVYQRNS